The Podarcis muralis chromosome 14, rPodMur119.hap1.1, whole genome shotgun sequence nucleotide sequence ACACAGAGTTGGAGACATCCCTGCAGCAGATGTATTCCACCAATCAAGAGCAACTGCAGGAGATAGAGGTAACAACTGCACATTGGGGGCAAGTGAGCATAATGTACAGCCCAAAGGCTATATGCCCATTATTCTGGCCTAGAGCAGTGACTGTACTTCAGACCAGAACGTCCTCTATTTGAATCTTCAGTCATGAACTCACAGATGGCCCAGGCAAGCTATCTTTCACATGGCCCCATTGCCTACCTGCAATATTAGGTTACTCCTTATGGGGTCATGGTTAGAATTACTGCAAGATAATGGAAGTGAAATGTTTGAGCACATGAAAGCCAAATATTTAATATTGCTAATCTTAGGCTCGGTGTGTACAAGGCACTGaggattttccttttccttccttttttctagCTCTAGGGGAGAAATAACATATTGGTGtatgaatgtatttttaaaaacagataaaataaaggacACCAGCTATTGAAGTTAGCTGTAGTGTTCAGTGCCTATCAATTTGGTTTTTATGTTTAACTTTTGTATTACAAGCTGGCATGGGAATTGTAGAACTAATGGGTagaatgctcttttaaaatgtggggttttggggggggtattgggtggttgtttttattttgattatgtattttgtggttttatgttttgattttattctgtgaactgccctgagacctccagttatagggcggtatataaattcaattaataataataataataatagttaaaaaataaaaaaataaaaatagaatatgAATGTACCAAATAAACACAGCAGTTTGCCTGTTCCCCCAGTAAAAGGCTTTGCAATTGAGGGTGGTGTTTTCTGTTCAATTACATGGATTCAGCTTTTTGTATCTTCCAACCAAGGGTGCAAATCTGCTTCTGCTGAAGGAGTATGTGGCTCCTCTAGAGTATGGAAGTTTGCAGAATGAGAAGAGTACGGAATAAAGTTCCAATCtgctgccttctagatgttgctggaccacaactatcgtctctgaccactggtcagagctgatgggaatgtaagtccaaaacatgtggaagGCAAAAGGTTGAGGAAAGCTGGTGTGGCGCATCTATGTGTACTTCATTTGAAGTTGTACATAAAGCATGTTTTAAATTGCAACCGTGCCAGTTTACCTGGGTATAACttgtattgatttcagtggggctttcttctAAGCAAAAATATACAAGATTGCATTGCTAGTTGCACTCTCAACTACAAGTGGGCTCTGATCAATTTGAAAGCTTCCTCTCCATGTTTCTGATAACATGACATTGTAGATGCCATTTTAGCTGGCAGTGCTTTATTATAACAAGATCTTCAGCTTGCTTTCAGAATAGCAGACAAAATTAATCTGGTTCATGTTTACACTGAGATTCAGGTTAATGCTAACCTTGGCTAAACCCTGTGTTGCTCACAGGCTGACTATAAATTGCAACAGGTAATATGTCTAATTGATTCTAATAGGGTAAAGGTTGCAGGTGGTAGTAGATTAACTTGTAATCCTGCTTTAGACTTCTCAAAATGTAAGCCTATCAATCATTTTAATGAGGGAAATAAAAAGATTCCAGCACAGAAGATTTGATTATATAATCAATAGGCTACTCGGATACTTAGAGTAGTGGCTTTAAACTTCAGGTTCTCTGAAAGATTCATGTAttagcaatgtgtacaaaattcCAGCATTCAGTTATCATAATTCTTCCTGTGCAACTTCTTTGGCATATTGATTGACTTGAAATATGCTAAATGGAACTGTTCTCACCAGTTATCTCAAGTCATTTTACTGCATTTCTGTTTCTCATAGTTGGGAACATGCGATTGAATAGTGTTTGAGGCGGAAATCCAGAGTTTGCCTCTCTTGCAAAGCAGCTTAAAGTTAATGGTTTAGTATTCTTATGCCGGACACCTCTTAGCCAAGGCTTTCTGAAAGTAGTtttcacagctttaaaaataaacaacctGTTATATTTCTTGAATAAAGAGGCTTGCACTAAACATTTAATATAGATTTAAAACAGGAGCCCCTTGACGGGGATTGCAAGAGTAACTCAATTTATAACGGGGAAAGTAGGAACTCGCTATCAGCTGACAAGATATGCTATGCAGTGTTGCCCTATTTACCCATTATGTCTTCTCAGCTTCTTGAAAGTGTCTGTAGTTTTAGAAATAAACCCTTGAGTCAAAATCTAAAGCTCTCCTTCAAGTGTGCCTAAGGGTTAAGCATGCCCAGTGGAGTGTTTCACTTTGAACaagagattaccgtatttttcgctctataagatgcaccagaccacaagacgcacctagtttttggaggaggaaacaagaagaaaaaaattctgaatctcagaagccagaacggcaagagggattgctatgcagtgaaagcaacaatccctcttgctgttctggcttctgggatagctgcacagcctgcattcgctccataagacgcacacacatttccccttactttttaggtcttatagagcaaaaaatacggtagttagtcTCAAACTTTATGCTCCCATCAATTTCCAAAGTGATTTGCcatggtggaggggggggggaggtaatgtTTGAGACAGAAAGCCTGTTGGGCCATGTACTTAAACTATGTTGAATCCTAGGCCTAATTTTATCTTCCTTGTTACGTAACTTTACCGTGACTTGTGTGCTTGGAGAGTAAAATGGGAGAGCTCTGTGTTTACTCCTGCAGAGACCTTTAGCAGTCTGAGGGATTACTCTGGCCTGAGTTGTTTGGAAAAGGTTAGTTGTATAGTGCCTCTCATTTGGGGTAAGAAGAAGGCGTATGTACTTCAGTATCGTCCTGCTAATCTTCTGAACTATCATTGCTTGAGATTGCAAGGAAAGCAGCAAAAATAATGTAATTTCAGCCGCTGGTTAAGGAACCCCTCTTTAATTACATTTGCAACATTAACTGTACATTATTTTGTAGTATCTTACAAAGCAGGTGGAACTTCTGCGTCAAATGAATGATCAACATGCCAAAGTTTACGAACAGCTTGATGTCACTGCCAGAGAACTGGAAGATGCTAATCAAAAGCTAGTTTTTGATAGTAGAGCCTCGCAGCAAAAGATAATAAGGTAATATGCAAAAGATAATAAGGTAATATGCAAAAGATAATAAGGTAATATGCTTACCAAATATGGCACTTTGTTTCCCTTCCTTAACGTGCACCATATATATATTGCATATTTTACTCCAACAATGTCTGTATAATTCAATTGTTGCTTGACCCTCCTGGATTCTGCCTGGGCTGAGGTAGGGAGTAGGGACTGACCTTTCTCCCTGTGTCTCCCTATATCCCTCCTGCCACCACTTTCATTAAGCTAACAGCTGAACTGAAAGATTCCGTCCTTGTTTGAATATAGCTTCTTTCTAATCTTGCAAAATGGAATCCACTAGAAAAGCAGAGTCTTTATTTGGGTGAGGGAGACGTCTGTTAAAGTGACATGGAGCCTTTGGAGGTACTTGTTAGCTTTTCCTCCTCAGGATGGTGGTGGAAAAAGAATGAACCCTGATGCCTTCTCCCAATGATACTTTGGGGGTCAAGTAATAACCAAAAGACAGAGTTTCTGACTCCCAGAGTCAATATCCTGGAACACAAACATCTCTCAAAGAAATCTGCAGTTTAAACAATTGTAGATGTGTCAAACTTGACTTATGCTGACAAATTTGTGTACTTCTGTGTGTGAAATTTTTTTTCCAGCCTTACTGAGACTATTGAAAGTCTTCAAGCACATATTGATGATCTCCAGAGACAAGTGGAAGAGTTGAAGAATTCTGGGCAAGGGTACGCGAATCGTGAACGGTGTGAGCATCCAAGATCTGTTCATAGTTTTGCATGTCTGAAGGAATTGTATGACCTTCGCAAGTAAGTTTCAagttcattttaaaagcagtctttTTCTGTGGAAAAGTTATTTAATGTTGTTCAGTTTTGgtagagaagtaaaaaaaaaaaagagtcaagCATATTCTGATTAGGAAATGTGTCAAGTTTAGTGATGACATATGATTAAACAAAGATTATTGAAGACCTGTCCTCATCAGCTCTTAAGTGAACCTGTCATACATAGCCATGTGTGTATATTTTTCTGACCTTTTTGACGCTCTGGATAACTTTGGGCTGATTTCTGCACTTTAGTTGAAAACGATGTTGGGAATTTTTGTAAAGGAAGTTCCTGGGAAATCTAGGTCTCTTTCATTAGCCCTTCAAAGGTCTCTAAATCAGCCTATTTCCTGTTCTCTTCAGGCCAACTAGTGACAGACCTTTTTCTTTAAGGTCAACCATTAAGGTGTTTGCCTTATGTCAGAACTGGTATTGTATCCTTATGAACAGTATGGCTTTCAGAAGGTTGGTAGAGAGTCATAGGGATGGAGACTTGTTGGTGACTGTTACAAGTTTTGATATAGATGTGCGTTCTCTGAATTTCAGGACAGTAGAAACCGTAAAATTGTCCAACCCAGATCCTCTTTCTGAAGAAATTTATCTAAGTTGTTGATTTAACTCTACAATGCTTACCTAGGTATTTCTAGCCTTTTACAAAGACAAGGTACAATCTCTAGTTTTTGTAGAGACCTAATACAGGCAGCTCTTTCACTTTAGGGTTCATGTCTAGAAACTGGCACACACCGCTGTGCTTTATTCATCCATAATAAAGTTACCCTTTGTATACAAAAAAAGCGAGTTATTGGGAAGAGCAAACTAATGCTTTTCATTGGTTCTTGTTGTTTGTGTCTAGGTATTTTGTTTATGACCATGTTTTTGCGGAAAAAATTACTTCTGTGGATAGCCAACTGAGTCCTCTGGAGGAAGAAAACCAGAGGTTAAAAAAGGCAATGACTCTTTTGCAAGCACAGCTCAGCATGGAAAAAGAGAAGAGGATGACGATGGAGGAAGAGTACAATCTCATGCTGAAGGAGAACTGTGATCTTGAGCAGAGGTTGGTGGATGTCGATCTATACCGAGCCAGAGCTGAAGAGCTTGAGTTTGAAGTGGCTGAAATGAAGCAGATATTTCAGTCTGAAAGCACCTTTGCTAACGGGGTGGAAAAGCTTGTTCCAgagtctttttttatttccttcaaagATTCTTTAGAGAGAGATCTGAGTCAGAGCCCTTCAGATTGGAGCTCTTCTGACGGGGTTCTTTTACCTGTCCCAGAACCCGACAGAAGGGCACTCAAAAGAAGCACCAGCGAGACCTTCCTTGGCAGTGTTGCAGGTGGGGATCTTCTAATAAAGGGCCATGAAGAAACCTGTATCCGGCGGGCAGAAGCTGTAAAGCAAAGGGGCATCTCTCTGCTTAACGAGGTTGATGCACAGTATAACGCTTTGAAGGTCAAGTATGAAGAACTCCTGAAGAAGTGTCAACTAGACGAGGAGTCATTGAAACACAAAGCTGTACAAACTTCTAAACAGTATTCCAAAGATGTCAGAGTGGGGAATAAATCCTTGGACATGTGTGTTGCAGAAGCTGAACCCCCAAATGCTgacccagccccagccagcttgcctTCAAACCCTCCACCCGAATACAAGCTTCTCTTTAAGGAAATCTTTAGTTGTATCAAGAAAACCAAACAGGAAATAGATGAACACCGAGCAAAGTATAAATCCTTTCCTTCTCAGCCTTAACAAACTTTCTGTACATCACTACTACCTTAGAAAACCGTTGTTCTTGAGAAGTAGCTGTCTGAATGTTTCATTTGAGACATTGCTGCATGTCTGTTCTGCTAGAGTATATGTAGGTTGACTTTTTGAACTTGTAGGATGGGTTGGGTCCACttgatttggggtgtgtgtgtgtgtttgacacaGTTGTTGCCACTGATTTGCTCAGGGCATTGCAGATTATGCTAAATTGGCAGATGAAATGGTTACGTGACTCTGCTAACTGCACCTAATGCCTGGTAATAAAAGTTGTATTTTGGAGAATTGGAAAccacccagtggctgcatgttAAATAGTTGTCACTTACGGAGGTCTAGTTTTTGGATTCTTTCTGCGGTCCCGAGTTGGAAAGTAGAAATTCTTCTGTAGTGTTGTGTTTCTCTTCAACAATGGCAATTCGGCTATTAAACATGGTATGAAATTAAATTGCAAGTCTggtacatttttaaaaggcaacctCCTTGCATTTAATATTTGACtccaaatatgtttttgtttttgtcagaCCTGTGATTTAAAGTAATAAATTTAACAAGAAATGTCCATGCAGAGATCAAGCACTGGTTTAATTTGCTTGAGTAGATGGACATTGGTTCTTCTGGAAATAAAGTACAGTTGCTGTCTTGAGAAGAAATTGTTGCTATAGGAATGATTGGAACAGAGAAGTGGCCATTGCAGAGTGTGCTACATTTGGGTAACAAGCGTTCTGTATGTATCCGTTCTATGTGTATGCTACTTCAAATTGCTCCTGGAAGCAAGCAATCTTTCAGTGACTAGCTGGGAGTTTTGGAAGCTTTCATCCCCTGAAAAGATGAGCAAAGATTGCTTCCACTGTTATGTGAAATATGGGCAGTCTTTTTCACTGAACATCTCAAATAGGTCCGGctattccaggcttcctcaacctcggccctccagatgtttttggcctacaacgcccattatccctagctagcgtggtcagggatgatgggaattgtagtctcaaaacatctggagggccgaggttgaggaagcctaggcTATTCTATTGGCAGGATTTCTCACTGCATAAACATTAAGTACTTTGAACTAAACAAGGCTTGAGCTGAATGCTTACTTTATATGAGGTACAGTGATTATAATGTCACATCAAAGGAAAAATGCCAGAGAATTCTTCAGGCAGGACCTTGATTTCACATGAATTGGCAGCTTAAGCTTCTCTTCCTGGATCTTTCACCCCTATTACATATCTAGTTTAAGACTAAATTGGTAAGATTTTGAACATTAATGCTTTGAGTATCAGATGGGCCCCATCATAGCTGCCTAAACCAGTGACCATGCCTCTTATGCATGGAGTTGTCATTGGAGTAGCAAACGTTCTGTATGTAAAAGGGACTACGGTGTGATGGGTATTTTTGAGGTTTATTTAATGTATAGAGTGTTGTCTTATGGCAGAAGGTTATGGGTTCAACACACTGTTCTGCTGCTAATAATGGCATTTGTTGCCAAGACCACGTGCATGTAATTGTTCACTTGTCTTAAGAATATTGTATTTAACATGGAGGATGGCTTCATGTAGCCTAGAAAACCTTGAACAAGCTGTAAAAGGAATGGGTAGGTGTTACTATGCATATTTTCTAGGCTGTACAAAACTATTCCCAAAAGAATCTTCTGCGATTGCAAGTTGAACTTGAAAGCAAATCTTATTGCAGTGCTTTTATATTACTGAGCACATAGctctaagaacagacctctgttCCCTAAAGTTGCTCTCAAATACACAAAGATGATAAGTAACAGAGCTGAGGATTTAGAAGGGTTTACCAGTACTGCATAAGATGACATGTTTTTTCAAGAGTAAAAGGTACTGTACCTGTCAACAGTAGTGTTGTTATTACATTACTAGTTAAACTGAACATGTGCGGCTTAAGGGATATCGCAGCTTTAACTTGGTTGCTGCTATTGCAAACATCTCTGCCTTATGTACAGTGTAAAATGGGAATGGCTTCTTGTTCTTGAATTACATGTTTTTCCTGGATATGGGCACACTCCACCAAACTGTATTTAAGCTTATTTAAAGATTTGTAAGCTATTCTgaatattggtttgttttttttaatcccatCACAAATAAATCCCTTCAACAAATAAGCTTCTgaagtttgtgtgtgcatgtctgtgtTTAAGTGAGATTTGCCAGTTGATTACTAACTAGGTGCTTGGAAGCATGTAGAAAAACCACTTAATGCTTTTTTCAATACCTTTACAACTATGGGGGTGGGAAAGGGGAAGGATATTCTGGGCAGCCTTAGTCTATCACTGGTATACTTGGTATTGCTGCTGTATTAGGCACATGTCTGTTTAAAAGAATAAAGTCTCTCCACCTGCATTGACTTCAGAACACTGCAGTCCAGCTCATGTGCCTAAATGGTTTTTTTGGAGGCTGATGAGCTGTGTTATCATTGATCATTAAAATCACAACTACAGGGTGCACCTATTGTATGAAAGATGACTAGCAATGACCCTAtacatttaaaatgaaatacataGCTGCTAACAAGCCCACTTGTTCTGGAATAAATCTCAACAGATTTCCCAACTAGCAGCAGAGAAAACCCTCACATTTAACTACACTTGCAGTTTATTACAGCATTCATTCTATGATTCATAGGAAAAACCCACCTTCAGGGCAAAGGTAGAAAGTGGTGGTGCTCAAGCTAATGCTATTGTCAGCCTTCAAGGTAAAATTTTATCTGAAGCAATGGAGGCTCTGTACTGGCACCAAGTATGGTGATTCAAACTGCACATAGCCGAGGCACCATTTGCTAGCTATGcaaaaaagaacccccccccccaaccatagtGTATCTTCCTATTTCCAGAAACAATTGGCAGCTTCATACACAAGACAG carries:
- the CDR2 gene encoding cerebellar degeneration-related protein 2, with amino-acid sequence MLTDSLVEEFEIREDEPWYDQQDLQQDLHLAAELGKTLLDRNTELETSLQQMYSTNQEQLQEIEYLTKQVELLRQMNDQHAKVYEQLDVTARELEDANQKLVFDSRASQQKIISLTETIESLQAHIDDLQRQVEELKNSGQGYANRERCEHPRSVHSFACLKELYDLRKYFVYDHVFAEKITSVDSQLSPLEEENQRLKKAMTLLQAQLSMEKEKRMTMEEEYNLMLKENCDLEQRLVDVDLYRARAEELEFEVAEMKQIFQSESTFANGVEKLVPESFFISFKDSLERDLSQSPSDWSSSDGVLLPVPEPDRRALKRSTSETFLGSVAGGDLLIKGHEETCIRRAEAVKQRGISLLNEVDAQYNALKVKYEELLKKCQLDEESLKHKAVQTSKQYSKDVRVGNKSLDMCVAEAEPPNADPAPASLPSNPPPEYKLLFKEIFSCIKKTKQEIDEHRAKYKSFPSQP